One genomic segment of Intestinimonas butyriciproducens includes these proteins:
- a CDS encoding GH25 family lysozyme, with amino-acid sequence MGRRIWAALLCGLLLCAPALAIGPVSGEQMRGMDVSVYQGNVDFADAKADGIEAVYIRAGYGETGVDAYYRQHYEGASAAGLKVGFYHYMDAVTEEGARRQAAHFAALIRDLPADCRPVMDFETFGGMDREEAGTVGLAFLEAVEETLGQRPMVYSDAYAAGYRMDDSMSGYPLWVADYGADEPDVSANWTAWTGWQYTDEGRVSGVSGRVDLDRFTDGVLLREEERPVPEEVWRYRVRPGDTLWALARRYGTTVGAIARLNALADPNLIYVGEELKLPGRAQERTYTVRAGDTLWGISRRYGTTVAELAGLNGIRNPDLIYPGQVLRLPG; translated from the coding sequence ATGGGCAGACGAATCTGGGCCGCACTGCTGTGCGGCCTTCTGCTATGTGCGCCCGCGCTGGCCATCGGCCCTGTGTCCGGGGAGCAGATGCGGGGCATGGACGTAAGCGTGTATCAGGGGAATGTGGATTTTGCGGATGCGAAAGCGGACGGGATCGAGGCGGTGTATATCCGTGCCGGCTACGGAGAGACCGGGGTGGACGCATATTATCGCCAACACTACGAGGGGGCCTCCGCCGCCGGACTGAAGGTGGGCTTTTATCACTATATGGACGCCGTTACCGAGGAGGGGGCCAGACGGCAGGCCGCGCACTTTGCCGCCCTCATCCGGGATCTTCCGGCGGACTGCCGTCCGGTGATGGACTTTGAGACCTTCGGCGGGATGGACCGGGAGGAGGCCGGGACTGTGGGCCTTGCCTTTCTGGAGGCGGTGGAGGAGACCCTCGGCCAGCGGCCCATGGTGTACTCCGACGCCTATGCCGCCGGATACCGTATGGACGATAGCATGAGCGGCTATCCCCTGTGGGTGGCGGACTACGGGGCGGACGAACCCGATGTGTCCGCCAACTGGACGGCCTGGACCGGCTGGCAGTACACCGACGAGGGACGGGTGAGCGGTGTGTCCGGCCGTGTGGATCTGGACCGCTTTACCGACGGCGTCCTCCTCCGGGAGGAGGAGCGGCCGGTACCGGAGGAGGTCTGGCGCTATCGGGTCCGACCGGGGGACACCCTCTGGGCCCTTGCCCGCCGGTACGGCACCACCGTGGGAGCCATTGCCCGGCTCAATGCTCTGGCCGACCCCAATCTTATCTATGTGGGGGAGGAGCTGAAGCTCCCGGGGCGGGCCCAGGAGAGGACCTATACCGTGCGCGCAGGAGATACCTTGTGGGGCATCTCCCGGCGGTATGGGACCACCGTGGCCGAGCTGGCGGGGCTCAATGGGATCCGGAACCCGGATCTCATCTATCCCGGCCAGGTCCTGCGGCTGCCCGGATGA
- a CDS encoding MATE family efflux transporter, with the protein MGVMPVNRLLLTMSLPMMISMLVQAFYNVVDSVFVSYISEDALAAVGLAFPAQNLMISVAVGTGVGINALLSKSLGEKNFETANQAAVNGVFLAFCSWAVFAVLGGFFSRTFMTLQTQVDSIISYGTTYLSIVSVVCVGMMFQICFERLLQSTGKTIFTMISQATGAVINLILDPLLIFGLGPFPEMGIAGAAWATVLGQIVGALLGLYCNLRLNPEISLNFRGFRPSGAIIRKIYAVGVPSIIMSSIGSVMTFGMNKILGAFNSTAVAVFSAYFKLESFIFMPVFGLNNGIVPIIAYNYGARKPDRMVRTAKLGVLYALGIMLAGVALFWIVPRQLLGIFNASDYMLEIGIPALRLISLSFPFAAFGIVTSSVCQALGHGVLSLIVSVLRQLVLILPSAWLLGHFVGLAATWLAFPFAEIFSFSLSCFFMFYMYRTVIQPLEHPAAE; encoded by the coding sequence ATGGGCGTCATGCCCGTCAACCGCCTCCTCCTCACCATGTCCCTGCCCATGATGATCTCTATGCTGGTACAGGCTTTTTACAACGTGGTGGACAGCGTGTTCGTCTCCTATATCAGCGAGGACGCTCTGGCCGCCGTGGGTCTGGCCTTTCCCGCCCAGAACCTCATGATCTCAGTGGCCGTGGGCACCGGCGTGGGCATCAACGCCCTGCTCTCCAAGAGCTTGGGAGAGAAAAATTTTGAGACCGCCAACCAAGCTGCCGTCAACGGCGTGTTCCTGGCCTTCTGCTCCTGGGCCGTCTTCGCCGTGCTGGGCGGCTTCTTCTCCCGCACCTTCATGACGCTCCAGACCCAGGTGGACTCCATCATCAGCTACGGCACCACCTATCTCTCCATCGTATCGGTGGTCTGCGTGGGTATGATGTTCCAGATCTGCTTTGAACGGCTCCTCCAATCCACCGGCAAGACCATCTTCACCATGATCTCCCAGGCCACCGGCGCGGTGATCAATCTGATCCTGGACCCCCTGCTCATCTTCGGCCTCGGTCCCTTCCCCGAGATGGGCATCGCCGGAGCCGCCTGGGCCACGGTGCTGGGCCAGATTGTGGGCGCCCTGCTGGGCCTCTACTGCAATCTGCGGCTCAACCCGGAGATCAGCCTGAATTTTCGGGGGTTCCGCCCCTCGGGTGCCATCATTCGGAAGATTTACGCTGTGGGCGTGCCGTCCATCATCATGTCCTCCATCGGCTCGGTGATGACCTTCGGCATGAACAAGATCCTGGGGGCCTTCAACTCCACCGCCGTGGCGGTCTTTTCCGCCTACTTCAAGCTGGAGTCCTTCATCTTCATGCCGGTGTTCGGCCTCAATAACGGCATCGTCCCCATCATCGCCTACAACTACGGCGCGCGGAAACCGGACCGGATGGTCCGCACCGCCAAGCTGGGCGTTCTGTACGCCCTGGGCATCATGCTGGCGGGGGTGGCCCTTTTCTGGATCGTTCCCCGGCAGCTTCTGGGGATCTTCAACGCCTCGGACTATATGCTGGAGATCGGGATTCCCGCCCTGCGGCTCATCAGCCTGAGCTTCCCCTTCGCCGCCTTCGGCATTGTCACCTCCTCCGTGTGTCAGGCTTTGGGCCACGGCGTTCTGAGTCTGATCGTCTCCGTCCTGCGGCAGTTGGTGCTCATTCTCCCCTCCGCTTGGCTTCTGGGACATTTCGTGGGCCTCGCCGCCACCTGGTTGGCCTTCCCCTTCGCGGAGATCTTCTCTTTCTCCCTGAGCTGTTTTTTCATGTTCTATATGTACCGCACCGTTATTCAGCCGCTGGAGCACCCGGCGGCTGAATGA
- a CDS encoding AAA family ATPase produces the protein MAHTVLTIGRQFGSGGRIVAQRVAEALHIPFYDKAVIDLAAKETGLSEEFIRQAEQKKTSSFLYNLYMSTQNLPVSDQVFIAESDVIRKVAAQGPCVIVGRCADYVLRNQEDVLNVFIHAPLDERIFRAKEEYHVDAPDVRSYVLKHDKSRAAYYEHFSDRVWGKAQNYHLAVSSTIGLDNVVDLILTLARERGLGA, from the coding sequence ATGGCGCATACCGTTCTCACCATCGGCCGCCAGTTCGGCTCCGGCGGGCGCATTGTGGCCCAGCGGGTGGCTGAGGCCCTGCACATCCCTTTCTACGACAAGGCCGTCATCGATCTGGCCGCCAAGGAGACCGGCCTCTCTGAGGAGTTCATCCGTCAGGCTGAGCAGAAAAAGACCAGCAGCTTTCTCTACAATCTCTACATGAGCACACAAAACCTGCCGGTGAGCGACCAAGTGTTCATCGCCGAGTCCGATGTGATCCGGAAGGTGGCCGCCCAGGGGCCCTGCGTCATCGTGGGACGCTGCGCCGACTATGTGCTGCGCAACCAGGAAGACGTGCTCAATGTCTTTATCCACGCGCCGCTGGACGAGCGCATCTTCCGGGCCAAGGAGGAGTACCATGTGGATGCTCCGGATGTCCGCTCCTATGTCCTCAAGCACGACAAGAGCCGCGCGGCCTACTACGAGCACTTCTCCGACCGGGTATGGGGCAAGGCCCAGAACTATCATCTCGCCGTCAGCAGCACCATCGGACTGGACAACGTGGTAGACCTCATTTTGACTTTGGCCAGGGAACGGGGGCTCGGCGCGTGA
- a CDS encoding S-layer homology domain-containing protein, whose amino-acid sequence MKELDLFLGVGVLEDGSTDFDLDRAPSRVEAVTMLVRSLGKGVQAELQPKTHPFTDVPAWADGYVSYAYDQGLTKGTADTAFGAEDTATGAMYVTFMLRALGYADGADFTWDSPWSLAEDCGILPEIVDRNNFLRADAVAVTCAALFAEQKDSNDTLAQKLVDRGAFSQAEFETAFPRNPFLDAVPEEPEAPSDATEEEQASYDAAIDALIKGEMNVTVEARLEAGTCTVLSTRTDGWAHGPVFVLALVYKPGSAQGAGETVLLPLPPRNGLGMRAAPEEPVLSADGRTLTYTCTIPETVIVNPGHPEEAVLSEAGLYQYTVDLSTGESTLEIVALA is encoded by the coding sequence GCGTGGAGGCAGTGACCATGCTGGTACGTTCCTTGGGTAAGGGGGTACAGGCAGAGCTGCAGCCCAAAACCCATCCTTTTACGGATGTCCCCGCCTGGGCCGATGGATATGTGTCCTATGCCTATGACCAAGGCCTCACCAAAGGGACCGCGGATACCGCCTTCGGCGCCGAAGACACCGCCACCGGTGCTATGTATGTGACTTTCATGCTCCGTGCCCTGGGCTATGCCGACGGCGCCGACTTTACCTGGGATTCCCCCTGGTCCCTGGCAGAAGACTGCGGTATCCTGCCTGAAATTGTGGACCGGAATAACTTTCTTCGGGCTGATGCCGTTGCTGTAACCTGTGCTGCTCTTTTCGCAGAGCAAAAGGACAGCAATGATACGCTGGCACAGAAACTCGTAGATAGGGGCGCATTTTCTCAGGCAGAATTTGAGACAGCATTCCCCAGAAATCCCTTCCTGGATGCGGTGCCGGAGGAGCCGGAGGCTCCCTCCGACGCAACAGAGGAGGAACAGGCCTCCTATGACGCCGCCATCGACGCCCTGATCAAGGGCGAGATGAATGTCACCGTGGAAGCCCGCCTGGAGGCCGGCACCTGTACCGTACTCAGCACCAGAACGGATGGGTGGGCCCACGGTCCCGTGTTTGTCCTCGCCTTGGTCTACAAGCCGGGCTCTGCCCAGGGCGCCGGTGAGACGGTCTTGCTGCCGCTGCCCCCGCGCAACGGCCTTGGTATGCGAGCCGCTCCAGAAGAACCGGTCCTCAGCGCCGATGGACGTACCCTAACCTATACCTGTACCATTCCGGAGACAGTGATCGTCAACCCGGGGCATCCCGAAGAGGCCGTCCTCTCTGAGGCCGGCCTGTACCAGTACACCGTAGACCTCTCCACAGGAGAATCCACTCTGGAGATCGTTGCTTTGGCATGA